One Oculatellaceae cyanobacterium genomic region harbors:
- a CDS encoding FHA domain-containing protein, with amino-acid sequence MQITLSWEEPATGERRSPNLNIPVALGREFAHMPSEFGNRRAARVVLNSLEVSRFHTLIDLEQGAVVVFDQNSSNGTFVNGQRQMRSSLSNGDTLQIGPYQITVTFAALPTQKLPVSGNSQIFFNPDTNIPDPRLNQPAPQPVPTGSSFPPPAFQALQVQVQDLHATGLPVDEIDYATIGAGLGSFVWVDLLRIYGVKSQQIAALGMEEQPYARYKRLCLNSQIPLHERLRSNSDSCPDNIWGWPSYALREVWHDFSKGQVNTQTFKYLWQVFSEPTFADTYTPRAGNVFDSIDRETVRIGWQQMFRYARVRAIRQTADGRYAIAYSRQGPHNYAFLIARNVHLATGYPAIQFLPDLQAYREQTQDFLSVVNAYEDHHHVYEHLERHGGTVLIRGRGIVASRIVQRIYEARQHNQNIALLHLMRSPKPQGNKFGKSQRQVENHYEFQPFNWPKATWGGELKAVLEKADPQKRPSLLADWGGTTTADRGDWKRIVQQGINQGWYQITFGEVEKVERDPKNNCTVTYIQEKGMKGQMRLEADFIIDATGLDAKVKTNPLLDDLVTHYNLPLNHLGRLVISEEFELVEMRNQKGRMYAAGATTLGNSYAPVDSFLGLQYAALRSVDSLASAKSPGLHRLNAVSSLGQWLKWLSNQSPC; translated from the coding sequence ATGCAAATAACTTTGAGTTGGGAAGAACCAGCAACAGGGGAAAGGCGATCGCCAAATCTAAATATCCCCGTTGCTTTGGGGCGAGAATTTGCTCATATGCCCTCAGAATTCGGCAATCGTCGCGCCGCGCGGGTGGTTCTCAATAGTCTCGAAGTTTCTCGCTTCCATACCTTGATTGACCTAGAACAAGGCGCGGTGGTGGTATTTGATCAAAATAGCAGCAACGGTACGTTTGTTAATGGTCAACGCCAAATGCGGAGTAGTTTAAGCAATGGTGATACCCTCCAAATTGGCCCTTACCAAATCACAGTAACGTTTGCCGCACTTCCGACGCAAAAATTACCTGTATCTGGCAATTCGCAAATTTTCTTTAATCCAGACACAAATATACCAGACCCCAGACTTAATCAACCTGCACCTCAACCCGTACCAACAGGAAGTAGCTTTCCACCACCAGCTTTTCAAGCATTGCAAGTACAGGTGCAAGACTTACACGCAACTGGTTTACCAGTAGATGAAATTGACTATGCAACTATAGGCGCTGGGCTAGGTAGTTTTGTCTGGGTAGATTTGTTGCGAATTTATGGAGTAAAGTCTCAACAAATAGCAGCATTGGGAATGGAAGAACAGCCTTATGCCCGTTATAAAAGACTTTGTTTAAATTCTCAAATACCTTTGCATGAAAGGTTACGATCAAACTCAGATTCTTGCCCTGATAATATTTGGGGATGGCCTAGTTATGCTTTGCGGGAAGTCTGGCACGATTTTTCTAAGGGGCAAGTCAACACTCAAACGTTTAAATATTTATGGCAGGTATTTTCTGAACCTACGTTTGCTGATACTTACACGCCGCGTGCGGGAAATGTATTTGACTCAATTGATCGAGAAACAGTTAGGATTGGTTGGCAGCAAATGTTCCGTTATGCTAGAGTGCGGGCAATTCGCCAAACCGCAGATGGGCGATATGCGATCGCATATTCCCGCCAAGGCCCTCACAACTATGCTTTTCTGATTGCCCGTAACGTACACTTAGCAACAGGATATCCCGCAATTCAATTTCTCCCAGATTTGCAAGCTTATCGGGAACAAACTCAAGATTTTCTATCAGTAGTTAATGCTTACGAAGACCATCATCACGTATATGAACACTTAGAACGTCATGGCGGTACTGTATTAATTCGTGGTCGGGGAATTGTTGCTTCTAGAATTGTGCAGCGAATTTATGAAGCACGACAACATAACCAGAATATTGCATTGTTGCATTTAATGCGATCGCCTAAACCCCAAGGTAACAAATTTGGCAAATCGCAACGTCAAGTAGAAAATCACTATGAATTTCAACCGTTTAATTGGCCAAAAGCTACTTGGGGCGGTGAACTTAAGGCAGTTTTAGAAAAAGCTGATCCACAAAAAAGACCAAGCTTATTAGCAGACTGGGGCGGAACTACTACCGCAGATAGAGGAGATTGGAAAAGAATTGTTCAACAAGGAATTAATCAAGGTTGGTATCAAATTACTTTTGGTGAAGTCGAAAAGGTAGAGCGCGATCCTAAGAATAATTGCACAGTTACTTATATTCAAGAAAAAGGCATGAAAGGACAAATGCGCCTAGAAGCTGACTTTATTATTGATGCTACAGGTCTTGATGCCAAAGTTAAAACTAACCCTTTACTTGATGATTTAGTAACACACTACAACTTACCATTAAATCACTTAGGACGTTTAGTAATCTCTGAGGAATTTGAATTAGTAGAAATGCGTAATCAAAAAGGCAGAATGTATGCTGCTGGTGCAACAACATTAGGTAATTCTTACGCGCCAGTTGATAGCTTTTTGGGGTTGCAATACGCCGCTTTGCGTTCAGTTGATAGTTTAGCTTCAGCTAAATCACCAGGACTACATCGATTAAATGCTGTGAGTTCTTTAGGGCAGTGGTTAAAATGGTTATCTAATCAATCCCCGTGTTAA
- a CDS encoding CBS domain-containing protein: protein MLAPSDLSSSQTIDRHPLTVPPETLVSEVVTLMSQARASCVLVTQQQKLVGIFTERDVVKMTAAGMALADVEIAAVMTKQLITLKESAANNALSVVSMLRQHGIRHLPVVNELQELIGIATPQSIREILQPADLLKLRLVADVMTNEVVKASITASVFDLAQLMAAHQVSCIVIVNDDTQQNLIPVGIVTERDIVQMQAMGVDFTSATAEMVMSSPLFPTKQSQNLWYAHQQMIKYRIRRLVVVGDDGELVGIVTQSSLLQIFDPLEMFESLNALQQLVEERTSELRVVNEKLQGEVIQRQQAQVALQHQMSSERLMGAIATRIRQSLNLEEILNTTVQEVQQFLGCDRVLLYQIFPNNTGMVVTEAVNPSWYPILGKVFPPEVFPEEYHQQYIQGKISAIANVENGEVIPCLIEFLQNLHVKAKLVVPIIKEEQLWGLLIAHHCSAPRKWQQLEIDLLEQLATHIAIALKQSQLYQQVQTELIERQRAEEKLQQLATLLQQANDELELRVDQRTTELQHTLAQLQTEIAERKRAEAELAKALEKEKELSTLKSRFVTIASHEFRTPLATILIATELLKNFGYKFSEEKKNKQFHNIKTAVKQTTNLLDELLLISKTSSGRIEFNPRPLNLEEFCRDILEEIELIQGQKHTFIFDCQGECSNVEMDEKLLRQMLTNLLSNAVKYSPNGGKINFHLACENQQAILKIQDQGIGIPVIDRERLFEIFHRGSNIGAIPGTGLGNTIIKNAVETHGGMITLESEVDVGTTFIVYLPTSQVRGEISCNSPVEPNNV from the coding sequence ATGCTTGCTCCCTCGGATTTATCTTCATCTCAAACTATTGATCGTCATCCCCTGACAGTTCCCCCTGAAACTTTAGTTTCTGAAGTTGTGACACTGATGAGCCAAGCACGTGCTAGCTGTGTCCTAGTTACTCAACAACAAAAGTTAGTGGGTATCTTCACAGAACGGGATGTGGTCAAAATGACCGCCGCAGGTATGGCATTAGCAGATGTCGAGATTGCTGCTGTGATGACTAAACAATTAATCACACTCAAAGAATCTGCTGCAAACAATGCTTTAAGTGTAGTTTCCATGCTACGCCAGCATGGGATACGTCATCTACCAGTAGTTAACGAACTTCAAGAACTAATTGGTATTGCTACACCTCAAAGTATTCGTGAAATTCTGCAACCTGCTGATTTATTAAAATTAAGATTAGTAGCTGACGTAATGACAAATGAGGTAGTTAAAGCCTCCATTACTGCATCAGTGTTTGATTTAGCGCAATTAATGGCTGCGCATCAAGTTAGCTGTATTGTGATTGTCAATGATGACACGCAGCAGAATTTAATCCCAGTTGGAATTGTTACAGAACGCGATATTGTGCAAATGCAAGCGATGGGTGTGGACTTCACCTCTGCTACAGCAGAAATGGTGATGAGTAGTCCTTTATTCCCAACAAAACAGAGTCAAAATCTCTGGTATGCACATCAACAAATGATCAAGTACCGCATCCGGCGATTAGTTGTGGTTGGAGATGACGGGGAACTGGTAGGAATTGTGACGCAAAGTAGCTTGCTGCAAATTTTTGACCCCTTAGAAATGTTTGAATCGCTAAATGCGTTACAGCAATTGGTGGAAGAAAGGACTAGCGAGTTGCGAGTTGTTAATGAGAAACTACAGGGTGAAGTTATCCAACGCCAACAAGCACAAGTTGCACTTCAACATCAAATGTCTTCTGAACGACTGATGGGAGCAATTGCGACTCGTATCCGTCAATCTTTAAACTTAGAGGAGATTCTGAATACAACTGTCCAAGAAGTCCAGCAATTTTTGGGATGTGACAGAGTTTTACTGTATCAGATTTTTCCCAATAATACTGGAATGGTTGTTACTGAGGCAGTAAATCCCAGTTGGTATCCAATTTTAGGAAAAGTTTTTCCGCCAGAAGTATTTCCCGAAGAGTATCATCAACAATATATTCAAGGTAAGATTAGTGCGATCGCCAACGTAGAAAACGGTGAAGTCATACCTTGCTTAATTGAGTTTCTGCAAAACTTGCACGTCAAAGCAAAGCTTGTAGTTCCAATTATTAAAGAAGAACAACTTTGGGGGTTACTAATTGCTCATCACTGTAGCGCACCCAGAAAATGGCAGCAATTAGAAATTGATTTATTAGAACAACTAGCCACACATATTGCGATCGCCTTAAAACAATCTCAACTTTATCAGCAAGTTCAAACGGAATTAATTGAGCGTCAACGCGCAGAAGAAAAGCTTCAACAATTAGCAACACTACTGCAACAGGCTAATGACGAACTAGAGCTTAGGGTAGATCAACGTACAACCGAATTACAGCATACTTTAGCACAATTACAAACAGAAATTGCCGAGCGTAAACGAGCAGAAGCCGAACTTGCCAAAGCTTTAGAAAAAGAGAAAGAACTAAGTACACTCAAATCTCGCTTTGTCACCATTGCCTCCCATGAGTTCCGTACACCGTTAGCAACAATCCTCATTGCTACTGAATTACTAAAAAACTTTGGTTATAAATTCAGCGAAGAAAAAAAGAATAAACAATTTCATAATATCAAAACTGCTGTTAAACAAACTACTAACTTACTAGATGAACTACTTTTAATTAGTAAAACCTCATCAGGAAGAATTGAATTTAACCCCAGACCTCTCAATCTTGAAGAGTTTTGTCGCGATATTTTGGAAGAAATAGAACTAATTCAAGGACAAAAACATACCTTTATCTTTGATTGCCAGGGAGAATGCTCTAACGTAGAAATGGATGAAAAACTTCTCCGGCAAATGCTGACCAATTTACTATCTAATGCCGTTAAATACTCCCCTAATGGTGGGAAGATTAATTTCCATCTAGCTTGTGAAAATCAACAGGCAATTTTGAAGATTCAAGATCAAGGAATTGGTATTCCTGTTATAGACAGAGAAAGATTATTTGAAATATTCCATCGGGGTAGTAATATTGGTGCTATCCCTGGCACTGGGCTAGGTAATACAATTATTAAGAATGCTGTAGAAACACATGGCGGAATGATTACACTTGAAAGTGAAGTAGATGTAGGGACAACCTTCATTGTTTATCTTCCTACCAGTCAAGTTCGCGGTGAAATTAGTTGTAATAGCCCAGTCGAGCCGAACAATGTTTAA
- a CDS encoding RNA ligase family protein, which yields MTFDIYSVDLKKLNSLTKYPSIPTYHALGERGKLSEAVQVNFANQFIIGTEKIDGTNARIICFPEGYILGSREELLYAKGDLIGNPAMGIVEALKPLAERIYNKTVSNSITVYYLEFYGGKITTASKNYTSKGTTGYKLFDCALIQNPEALLTRRLEDISLEREKGGKYFLPEESLSITAKDINVELTPRLFEADGAEFPQDIQATYKLLSDYSKSLSVLDSNSKGKSEGVVLRTKDRKAIAKLRFQDYERTLNLKTKNQS from the coding sequence ATGACATTCGATATCTATTCTGTTGACTTAAAAAAATTAAACTCTCTTACTAAATATCCTTCAATTCCCACTTATCATGCTCTTGGAGAGAGAGGCAAACTATCTGAAGCTGTACAAGTTAATTTTGCCAATCAATTTATAATCGGAACAGAAAAGATTGATGGAACAAATGCTAGAATCATTTGTTTTCCAGAAGGTTATATTTTAGGCAGTAGAGAGGAATTACTTTATGCAAAGGGTGACTTAATTGGCAATCCAGCAATGGGTATTGTAGAAGCTTTAAAACCTCTAGCAGAGCGTATATACAACAAAACTGTATCAAACTCAATCACTGTATATTATTTGGAATTTTACGGCGGAAAGATCACTACAGCAAGTAAAAACTATACCAGTAAAGGTACTACTGGTTATAAGTTGTTTGACTGTGCATTGATTCAAAACCCTGAAGCTTTATTAACTAGGCGGTTAGAAGATATTTCTTTAGAGCGTGAAAAAGGTGGAAAGTATTTTTTACCAGAAGAATCACTTAGTATAACAGCAAAAGATATCAATGTTGAATTAACTCCTCGATTATTTGAGGCAGATGGCGCTGAATTTCCTCAAGACATACAAGCAACATATAAACTACTGTCAGATTACTCAAAAAGCTTGAGCGTTCTGGATTCTAATTCAAAAGGAAAGTCTGAGGGAGTTGTGCTCAGAACCAAAGATAGAAAAGCGATCGCCAAGCTGAGATTTCAAGACTACGAAAGAACCCTAAATTTAAAAACAAAAAATCAGTCTTAA
- the nfi gene encoding deoxyribonuclease V (cleaves DNA at apurinic or apyrimidinic sites) → MKIQQKHLWPLTIEEAIAIQQQLCLEITTEDNFGTVQYVAGVDVGYKDGGETTQAAVAVLSFPDLQLKAQAIARRPTTFPYVPGFLSFREIPAVLDALEKVAIAPDLILCDGHGIAHPRRFGIACHLGLLVDVPTIGVGKSLFVGKHDDIPEERGTWQPLVYRGETIGAVLRTRLGVKPIYVSSGNRISLATALEYVMRCTPKYRLPETTRWADKLASDKQ, encoded by the coding sequence ATGAAAATCCAACAAAAGCATCTTTGGCCATTAACGATTGAAGAAGCGATCGCAATTCAGCAACAACTGTGCCTAGAAATAACTACTGAGGATAACTTTGGTACAGTCCAATATGTTGCTGGTGTGGATGTTGGTTATAAAGATGGTGGCGAAACTACGCAAGCTGCTGTTGCTGTGCTGAGTTTTCCAGACTTGCAGCTAAAAGCACAGGCTATAGCACGTCGCCCTACCACATTTCCTTATGTGCCAGGATTTCTTTCCTTTAGAGAAATTCCAGCAGTATTAGACGCACTTGAAAAAGTAGCGATCGCACCTGATTTAATATTATGTGATGGTCATGGAATAGCGCATCCCCGCCGATTTGGGATTGCTTGCCATTTGGGTTTATTGGTAGATGTACCTACAATTGGTGTCGGCAAATCTTTGTTTGTGGGTAAGCATGATGATATACCAGAAGAACGAGGAACTTGGCAACCATTGGTGTATCGAGGCGAAACAATTGGTGCTGTTTTGCGTACTCGTTTAGGTGTCAAGCCTATTTACGTTTCTAGTGGTAATCGCATCAGCTTGGCAACTGCACTAGAATATGTAATGCGCTGTACTCCCAAATACCGTTTGCCAGAAACAACTCGCTGGGCTGACAAACTCGCATCGGATAAACAGTAA
- a CDS encoding FHA domain-containing protein, translated as MAELTLTWTEQHQHKSQTIVAQQPSKHPGTVRIGRDPARCDIVLTDPTVSGLHIEIFFNSQQQNFYLRNLRSTNPAVVDGKVITAGEVSLRQGSTIYLGQLGLKVITVNAADLGVPATIVIPQQPAHSIKQTHLPITQDYGLRCPNSKCGKTSPYIRLELGCPWCGTSLAAAASVLINN; from the coding sequence ATGGCTGAACTAACTTTAACATGGACAGAACAACATCAGCACAAAAGTCAAACCATTGTTGCTCAACAGCCAAGTAAACATCCTGGCACTGTGCGTATTGGTCGTGATCCAGCCCGTTGCGACATAGTTTTGACAGATCCGACTGTATCTGGGTTACATATAGAAATATTTTTTAATTCTCAGCAACAAAACTTTTATTTGCGTAACTTACGATCAACTAATCCAGCAGTGGTAGATGGTAAAGTTATTACTGCTGGTGAGGTGTCTTTAAGGCAAGGTAGTACTATTTATTTAGGGCAATTAGGGCTGAAAGTTATAACAGTTAATGCTGCTGACCTTGGAGTTCCAGCAACAATTGTAATTCCACAACAACCTGCTCATAGTATTAAGCAGACACATCTTCCAATTACTCAAGATTATGGTTTACGCTGTCCAAATTCTAAATGTGGTAAAACTTCACCTTATATACGGTTGGAATTAGGATGCCCTTGGTGTGGCACATCTTTAGCGGCGGCGGCAAGTGTTTTAATAAACAATTAA
- the ispD gene encoding 2-C-methyl-D-erythritol 4-phosphate cytidylyltransferase — protein sequence MHLLIPAAGMGRRMGSNRNKLLLTLLGKPLLAWTLIAAEASPDLNWIGIISQPSDWEDIKDILAQVSLTKPVELINGGETRQESVYNGLQALPDNAERVLIHDGARCLATPDLFNRCGEALLSCDGLIAAISVKDTIKVVNQDGIIQSTPDRSQLWAAQTPQGFNVPLLKQCHDQGRQLGWEVTDDAALFEKCGFPVRIVEGEETNLKVTTPVDLAIAEFILRQRLK from the coding sequence GTGCATTTATTAATTCCAGCCGCAGGAATGGGGCGTAGGATGGGGAGTAACCGCAATAAACTCCTGCTAACATTACTCGGTAAACCTTTGCTTGCTTGGACGCTGATCGCTGCGGAAGCATCCCCCGATTTAAACTGGATTGGGATTATCTCTCAACCTTCCGATTGGGAAGATATCAAAGATATCCTTGCACAAGTATCACTGACTAAACCTGTGGAACTGATTAACGGTGGCGAAACCCGTCAGGAGTCGGTTTACAATGGATTGCAAGCACTACCAGATAATGCTGAAAGAGTATTAATACATGATGGTGCTAGGTGCTTGGCGACACCAGATTTATTTAATCGCTGTGGGGAAGCTTTGCTGAGTTGTGACGGTTTGATTGCAGCTATCTCCGTCAAAGATACTATTAAAGTAGTTAATCAAGATGGCATAATTCAAAGTACACCCGATCGTAGTCAACTTTGGGCAGCACAAACACCTCAAGGATTTAATGTTCCGTTGCTGAAACAATGTCACGATCAAGGTCGTCAGTTAGGGTGGGAAGTTACAGATGATGCTGCATTATTTGAAAAATGCGGTTTTCCGGTGCGGATTGTGGAGGGAGAGGAGACGAATCTGAAGGTGACTACTCCAGTAGATTTAGCGATCGCAGAGTTTATTCTCCGTCAGCGTTTAAAATAG
- a CDS encoding glycosyltransferase: MVRNEERLFSPNYLPMLSQVSVVIPIYNGEADLPDLINCLNAQTYPAEQVEYLLVDNNSTDRTPTILQTAIEQSSKQKINFRLLSETNIQSSYAARNTGIKASIGEIIAFTDADCRPDPNWLQSLIQPFVNIKIGMVAGEIIALPGETLLEKHADKGNVLSQKHTLAHPFYPYGQTANLAIRKQVFEQVGLFRPYLTTGGDADICWRIQMHSDWKLDFAPSAIVKHRHRSTLKELQSQWRRYGSSNRYLHELHGVDLMRELSLSEYLHRIVRWLVKELPVNSIKAIAGKANFVDLLSTPIDLLNTRARSAGQKAAKLPETAKQIEHLLDCK; this comes from the coding sequence ATGGTCAGGAATGAAGAGCGTTTATTTTCACCCAACTACTTACCCATGCTATCCCAAGTTTCAGTAGTTATCCCCATATACAATGGAGAGGCAGATTTACCAGACTTAATAAACTGCCTCAATGCACAAACTTATCCCGCAGAGCAAGTAGAGTATTTATTAGTAGATAATAATAGTACCGATCGCACTCCTACCATCCTACAAACAGCCATTGAACAATCGTCTAAGCAAAAAATAAATTTTCGCTTGCTTAGTGAAACAAACATTCAAAGTTCTTATGCTGCTCGTAATACAGGTATTAAAGCATCTATAGGTGAAATAATAGCTTTTACCGATGCCGATTGTCGCCCCGACCCGAATTGGTTACAATCATTAATCCAGCCATTTGTCAACATTAAAATTGGAATGGTAGCAGGTGAAATTATCGCTTTACCTGGGGAAACATTGCTAGAAAAACACGCTGATAAAGGCAATGTGTTATCTCAAAAACATACTTTAGCACATCCTTTTTATCCCTACGGTCAAACTGCCAATTTAGCAATTCGCAAACAAGTATTTGAACAGGTAGGTTTATTCCGCCCTTACCTTACGACTGGTGGCGATGCTGATATTTGCTGGCGTATCCAAATGCACAGTGATTGGAAGCTAGATTTTGCACCATCAGCTATTGTGAAACATCGACACCGTAGCACATTAAAAGAATTGCAAAGTCAATGGCGGCGGTATGGAAGCTCAAATCGCTACTTGCATGAACTTCACGGCGTAGATTTGATGCGGGAGTTAAGTTTATCAGAATATTTGCATCGAATAGTTAGATGGTTAGTGAAAGAATTACCAGTTAATTCTATTAAAGCGATCGCGGGTAAGGCTAACTTTGTAGATTTGTTGAGTACTCCGATTGATTTACTCAATACGAGAGCTAGATCTGCTGGTCAAAAAGCCGCAAAACTACCAGAAACCGCTAAACAAATTGAGCATCTATTAGATTGCAAATGA
- a CDS encoding alkaline phosphatase PhoX produces MEFSRRKFFALAGSTAAGTVALSSLQAFYSKKALAAGPYGNLVADPKGVLDLPAGFTYVRLSETGQTMTDSYKVPGGHDGMAAFDGGNGNTILIRNHELAPTSSNGLAAPNTKKYDTQGRGGCTKLIVSPNRTLISHYGVLAGTYRNCAGGPTPWGSWLSCEESFEVGNKKHGYIFEVPSTATTFVTPVALTAMGRFNHEAAAVDPNTGYVYLTEDRGDGLFYRFVPSVRNNLSGGGSLYALKITGSPGVNTATNFPKNTPKATEWVKIDTPDPANDTVRTEGFNKGAARFSGGEGIFYGSGYVYFTCKSGGSSGDGQIWRYSPTNNTVELYIEPNNSGILDNPDNIVLHPNRDIFLCEDGDGTDYILGITSSGTLYKFAKNALNTSEFAGVCFSPDGQTMFVNMQTPGITFAIRGTW; encoded by the coding sequence ATGGAATTCTCAAGACGGAAGTTTTTTGCCTTGGCGGGTTCAACTGCGGCGGGTACTGTGGCCTTATCTTCTCTACAAGCCTTTTATAGCAAAAAAGCGCTCGCTGCTGGCCCGTATGGAAATCTCGTAGCAGATCCCAAAGGTGTATTGGATTTGCCTGCTGGATTTACTTATGTCAGGCTTTCTGAGACTGGTCAAACCATGACTGATAGCTATAAAGTGCCTGGAGGTCATGATGGCATGGCTGCATTCGATGGTGGAAACGGCAACACGATTTTAATCCGCAATCACGAACTCGCTCCAACTTCTAGCAATGGCTTGGCAGCGCCTAATACTAAAAAGTACGACACTCAAGGGAGAGGCGGTTGTACCAAGCTGATCGTTTCCCCCAATCGTACATTAATCAGCCATTATGGTGTACTAGCTGGAACCTACCGCAACTGTGCTGGCGGCCCCACTCCTTGGGGTTCTTGGCTGAGTTGCGAAGAAAGTTTTGAGGTTGGCAATAAAAAGCACGGCTATATTTTTGAAGTTCCCAGTACTGCTACAACTTTTGTGACTCCAGTAGCACTAACAGCAATGGGGCGTTTTAATCACGAAGCGGCGGCTGTAGATCCCAATACTGGTTATGTTTATCTCACAGAAGATAGAGGAGATGGTCTGTTCTACCGCTTTGTTCCAAGTGTGAGAAACAACTTAAGCGGCGGAGGTTCTTTGTATGCTTTAAAAATTACTGGTTCACCTGGAGTAAATACTGCTACTAATTTCCCTAAAAATACTCCTAAAGCTACGGAATGGGTAAAAATTGACACCCCAGATCCTGCCAATGACACTGTTAGAACAGAAGGATTTAACAAGGGTGCGGCAAGATTTTCGGGTGGGGAAGGAATTTTTTATGGTAGCGGTTACGTGTACTTTACTTGTAAAAGTGGCGGCAGTTCTGGAGATGGGCAAATCTGGCGCTACAGTCCTACTAACAATACTGTTGAGTTATACATTGAACCCAATAATTCTGGAATATTAGATAACCCAGATAATATTGTTCTCCACCCCAATAGAGATATATTCCTTTGCGAAGATGGAGATGGCACAGATTACATTTTGGGCATCACTTCTAGCGGCACACTTTATAAGTTTGCTAAAAATGCTTTGAATACATCCGAGTTTGCCGGAGTTTGCTTTTCGCCGGACGGTCAAACTATGTTTGTAAATATGCAAACCCCTGGTATTACTTTTGCGATTCGGGGAACTTGGTAA